The Raphanus sativus cultivar WK10039 chromosome 2, ASM80110v3, whole genome shotgun sequence DNA segment TACTGTAGGCAAGCGTCAAGCTAAGATTCTCACTATTGAAGGATCCAAGCGTCAAGCTAAGAATCCCGCTATTGAAGGATCCAAGCATCAAGCTAGATAATCTGGTGTCACCAAGCCTCAAACTTTTTAATAGAATCATGTGATATTTTCACACTAAAACAATCATAATGACTGGAAACGAAGACAACTTCTTAATTGAACATTGACTTGTTTTTACTATCACGGAGTAGATCAAAATCGATTTTAATACATATTATACCTACGGTCAGTGAGTGAACTCGACTtgttaacaaattaaaattaaacaactcatattcttattattttctcCTAACCCTAGTCCATAGCACACATTTTCTTCGAAACATCTTCAACTCCAGGTTTATGTACTACAATTAAACACTATTTgtataatatgatttcttaCAAAAGGAAAACTATGTCCTTAGGTTTTTTCTTAAGTTAGACTCTAGGTTCTTTATAATTTAGGGTATATATCTgtattttatctttcttttatcAAATCAGAGGGGTCAACTAACAAACTTTTTTAAATTTAGAGGCCATATCTGAAAACTATACTTTTTAGTGCATCGTGGTTTGGCATAACATCTCCTGCGAGGAGACCCACGAAGCGTTGGATTGGATAGCctaacaaattgatttttttcagaGACTACAAATCGATTTGATTCTTACCCCACCAAAAAGACTGATGATGGTTCAGATTTTAGTTATGACAAAATACAACgttatttttatcataatgaaactatattatatattcgTTGTAGCTCAATAATTATGCATATGCTTAATTGCATAGCAGTAGAAAAACAAGAATCATATAATTAGATTGTTCAAAAGAAATGCTTAAACATGATTCTCATGAAAGATAATATAATCACAAGCTCTTTGGAGTGAATTTACATCTTCCCTCCTTGAAGATGGCTTTTAGCAAATTAAAGTTTGAGATAAAAGCAAGTCTTTTCCTATAGtacattttgtttttgtcttcttGCATGAATCAGACTCTTATCAATAATTTTGGCAGGTCTTTAGTAGAAATAGTACCAAAGGCTATAtcactcatctatctaaccctttttaattattatttttttacttcataGTTATGGCACCCCTCCAAAAAAGTACAAAACTATTACAGCTTTTGGATCTTTATGAAACCTCTGCCTATTGTGGAGGCTTTTGATTCCTTTGAAGCAATCAATGACCTCTCTGTCTCTCATTTGCCAGCAAAGAGAGATTGTTTAATGTTGTTTATGCTTCACATTTTTATACATTACATTTTCACTGAATCTTCCTCTGCTTCTCTCAGGTAATTAATTCCCTCCTTTcccctctctcttctctttctctctcttctttctttttggttaTAAGATAAATTGATGGGGTACTTTCATGGATTCAGGAGGAAGAATACCACTTAGTTGCAGCAGAAGAAGTAATATTCAGGAGAAGGGTTTTCTTGAGTGACAATGGAAGGGGCAGAAGagtttcaagaagaagaagtctggTCAGTTTTGAGAGAGAACGAAACTCCAGGTCTTGAAATGAAACTTTCCAAAAGTAACAATCTCTTCTCAGctgcttcttcatcttctgcaAGGTACATTCCTAAGGGCAAGGAGATCTCTGGAATAAAGCAGGCATCTGCTCCAATGAATGTTCCTGACTGGTCCAAGATTTATGGGAAAACAAGAAGCAACCATTTGCATTCATGGAGCactcatgatgaagatgatgatgaagattcAATGGTTCCTCCACACGAATTGGTAGCAAAAATGCTTGCTAGAACGCAGATCTCATCTTTCTCCATGTGTGAAGGAATCGGAAGAACACTCAAAGGAAGAGATCTCAGCAAGACAAGAAATGCTGTCTTAACCAAAACAGGTTTCTTGGAATCGAACGTCACATCCACATCACCACAACCATAGTTATGTCATGGTATGGAGGCTCAATATCTCATAAACCCCCTTAAACACTACTATTCCATACCGTATCATTCTCATGAATTAAAACCTAAACTTTGTGGTATCCACATGATTTGTTTTAACTATCCAGTGTTATTGTCGTTATCATCATGTAGGGAATCATCATGACACTATACCAATATGGTtgagttctcttttttttttgttgttaggTTTTGGATGTTTTAGATAAGTATGACGATGAGGATGACTTGTCAAGCCCATGCATGGGACCCATATCATTTTTCTTATGTTGTCTTTAATTTGTAGTTCTCAATGGTCTTTTGTCAACTCTTTAGTAATGagcttaaaatttttataatattttgaaaaatagcATAACATTTGGAACCTTTGAATGTGAATTATGAAAACTCTAGATCCACTCGCGATTTTGGGTTCGGGCAAGAGAGAAAATGTTGTGGatgatatttacatttttggtcCGACATAAGATTAAGGGCTCCTGCATATTGCTCATTAGCTTTCACCTTTTAATGTTGTAAAAGTTCCTAACAATTAGAGATGGTGTTGCTAGGGGATGGGTATCTTTCATTTCGGTtctagttttgaatttttagttTCAAATTCTTTTGCAACTAGAATTCattatgtttaatttatttgaatcGATTTAGTTAGAAAATATCAATTCATATTGTtcagtttattattatttttagtttctaaataaaaaaatatagactaatctttttaaaaacttGACCACAAAAAAGACTAATCTAGCTTTACTATAGTGCGTGAGTTTTCTCAAACTATATAATTAgtaacatttgttttttttttgatgaatttCAAAGTACAAACAAAACgtatcaaattatataaacataaggtaacttataaacatttataagttTATGTATAAAATTCGGTTAGGTTCTATACTTCGATACTATCTATATTCTTAGCTTTACTAGCAAGTAGCATTTAGCAACGTGGTTAGGTGAATGATTGGTTGTCATGTGGATTTAGGGTAAAAAACAAAAGTGTTACCTTCCAAAGTTCTTGAGAAATGTTTGAGTAATAAGATTATCTAATTTGTGTATCGGGATTACTCTCGATGTTGATAAAAGATTTATCCCAAATACCTAAATAGAAATGTAAAACTGCCATCGCTTTCCCGTTAATTTCTTGGAAGGTGGAAGCTCGACTTCCAGATTATTTTTCTCTGCTTTCTTGTTCTGTTGAAGTCCTTGTGATCTCTTGATGTCTTACTTTTATCCGGTTAACCAGAATTTTAGTTCCACCGGAATCCCTTTTTCGGTTTCAATgaattaactagattttgatccgctcttaaaagggcgggtatatattttattttataattttttagaaatttaatttttatatttgtagtttttagttatttttgtactttttattgtataatatttttaatacaattaataaattttttaatctattctattaatttagcaTCGTGATTCACCAATTGATGTTTTTTTTGACGATAAACAGCTATTCTAttcatgaccaattgataaaaaGTCACATCCaactactttttatttatattacttacttaaaaataaatcatataatataaccGTAACCACCTTTATTAATCAATACATATTTCCTATCCAGAATTTTCGGACCCATTTTTTCTAATACAACCGGGTTGCGTTTCTCCTTTTGTCAATATTCAagcatttttttctgtttaattcaGCCCAAATGCTATTCAATAATTTCAATCTATTTTTCGAATTTCGACCTTTTAACAGATGAATATAACAGGTTAGTTCATGTAATAAATTTATACAGTTACATTATTGACATAATATAATGATGTTTTGAGTACTCTTTATAGTATCGGGTAATAcctataaaatgttattattatattatagccgttttatatttgttaataaataaaaataaaatatgtattgtaGTTTTACTCTCCGCCCTTTTAAAAACGGATCATAATctagtaattatattaaaatacttGGATCACACCTATATTAATAGGTCATGTTTATGTtctaatagtatagatttaaataattattaattttaaaattattttattttattatatattgtaactctaaatttttatagaaaatgtttaaaatatatttttattttacaaataaaatataaataatttaaattttaaaagtttactaaacttttaaacattacgtttttaatattgatatattttaatttattttattaaattagaaaaatgacctattgatataggtttGTTCCAcctattttaataaagttaaaaccttttactaatcatttaagaatttttttaacacaaatatgattacaaagaaaaaaataaatatgaataaaaagatataaatataaaaattaaatttctaaaaaaatctaaaacaaaaagtatatcCGCTCTTTGAAAAGCGTGTCAGAATCTAAATTCTATTATATTATTCTATAgagttaaaaaatatatctgcCCTTAGAATTAAATTACTTACATAGTTAATCATGATCAATTTAATAACTCAATGACCGAAAAGTAATCAAATTCAACATCTAGACTGtgtttaaaaacattaattaaaccATAGTTCATTCCCATTAATttgtattataatatttattaaagtatagtatcaatattattgttttcaaatgatataatttttatttattggacTTCGTAAGGTAGTTGACAGTTTGTAATATGGAAAGTAGTGAATcggtaatattttaaaattaataggTCTTTATAAAATGTACATACATCTTAAAAATAGTTacacaattattttattagtaagaATATTTACTCGAAGTGAATTTATCTGATGgatcagaaaaaataaaaaatattcacctGACATTTATAACCGTGTATTACATAAGGATCCGAAAATTTTGGAACAAAGATTTCTTTTTGAACAAATCTAGGGTAcgaaaaaagattaaatatatttgttttggaaCAAAGGTGGAAGTTAAAAAACTATTCAATTAAAATAGTTACatgatatatctatataattgtTTAGATGCATTATATTTTAAGTTAGACATGACCTTTATCAATAGGGCATATgatccaaaattaatagtattgattttaaAGCTAAGTCAAAAAACTGCCAAACGTTTATACATGATGatttagaagtttttttttctgaaatttagaAAATCTTCTGTGTGATAACATTCGGGCCATTAGTTTACACAATGAAAAACATGAAAAGCAATACAACTAAGCCTACAAAACGGCCCATACCAGGCCCAAGGCTCGAAACAAATCGACGGCGCTATCGTAGGACACGTGTAATTAGCTTTCTTGTAACCCAATCAACTAAACATTAATCAAGCCAAGTGGTTACGGTTCCGTGTAGGCAACCCTAGAATCAATTATTACTCTCATACTATAtcattattgatttttttatttaatttaaatactCAACAttgacctctctctctctctatctttctcCAGTTTCCAAATCAAAAATCGATTCCTTTTCTCCCTAGCAAAACCCTAGCTTCGACGAATCGCTTACCGTTTCTTCTTCCGGTAAATCTCTTCTCAATTCAAGTATCTACGGGTTGTTCTTAGTTGAATTCAATAACCGATCgtgttttattaatttcgaAAATCATGATCTTCGCGTGCTTGAAATTCACAGAGTCGGATCGAATCGCCATGGCTAAGAGCTCTTTCAAGCTTTCTAATCCTCTGGGTTAGTGTCTTAGATCCTCCTCTCTTAGCTTCATATACATCATCACAGCTTCAGATCGTGTAggattctgattttttttttgtcgatgAAAATTAAGATTCTATGTTAAGGATACTGATTAGACTAAACCAAGTTTAATTAATTCAATGTCTTGATCCTTTTGAGATTGTTATGATTTTGTTTGATGCTTTGTTGATTATCAGAGACAAGGATGAATGAAGCGAGTCGAATCAGAGAGAAGTACCCTGACAGAGTCCCGGTACGTTAGTTAATTCACTCTTTTGATTTTAGCTTTAGGTTTAAGCATTGTGTTCTAATTTAGAGTCTGTATCATCATGTAGGTGATTGTGGAGAAGGCTGGACAGAGTGATGTTCCTGACATTGACAAGAAGAAGTGAGTTAGTGTGGTTTATTGATTGATTAGTTCTCAAGCTTTGATCAATGACTaatgtgttgttttttttaggTATCTCGTCCCAGCTGATCTAACCGTTGGTCAGTTTGTGTACGTGGTTCGCAAAAGAATCAAGCTTGGAGCTGAGAAAGCAATCTTCGTCTTTGTCAAGGATACATTGCCTCCAACTGGTAAGGGCTTTAAAGTTTCATTCTTTTACCTTCAAACTTGGTCTCACtggtgttttttattttttggttaatgTAATAGCTGCGTTGATGTCTGCGATCTATGAAGAACACAAAGATGAAGATGGGTTCCTCTACATGACTTACAGCGGAGAGAACACTTTTGGTTCTTTCATCGTTGCTTGATTAAGTAAAATTTCCGATCTTTCCATGAATGTACATAGATAAAAAGGAGGAAGATAAGATGTACATTCCTTCCTTATTCTCTCTTgcttttgctttttcttttgctttgaaTCTTTGACATTTGGGTTTATTATAATCTTCACAAAACCTTTTCCTTATATACCTTCTTTGCATTTTCAAATTGGAATATTGAATCAATTCCACACAAGAGTAATTGATGTTTGAAAACTTGCTCATATCATCACAAATGCAAAAGTTTTACAAAAGGATAAGTTTTGGTGGACCACAACtatacaaaagtaaaaaagCTTTCAATAGAGaaagattctcaagctcttcttcttcatctgttcTAACATTCTAGAACTAGACTGAATGTGTTTTGTAAAGTcgacggatttttttttaccgaACTAGATTCAAGAACGAGGTCAGAGAATcaacatctctcttctctgatgGATACTTGATTGGTCTCGAAGAGTTCTTTGGGAACACAAGTATCGTCGGGAAGCTCCCAAGCTGCAACTCCCTTTTAGCAAACTCCTTTTGATCACCATCAGCTCTGAACTTACCCACCTTCACGCCACTCCCACCCAACTTATCCGCCAACTCATCAAACGAACCTTCCATCGCTTGACAAAACGGGCACCAAGGTGCATAAAGCACAACGATCCAAGCCTCTCTACGATTCTCCAGCTTCATCAAATTCTCAATCCCTTGCCTGCTCAAGCTCACCACATTCTCGCTTTTGAAGATATCAGCAACCgtggaagatgatgatgatgtccCATTCACACTAGCTGTGCTGTTCTCCTTGATGTTCCCTTTGTGAAGTCCACACTCTTTAGCCTTGGCGTCTTCCCACCACCACCTCCCTTCTCTCTCGTGCTGACCAGGCAAAACCGCTCTCGTGCACGGCTCACACCCGATGGAAACATACCCCGCAGCGTGAAGCGTGTTGACAGGAACATCCATAGTCCTCAAGAAGCTCCAAACATCGTTCCCTTCCACATTCGCAACAGGATTCCACTTCACCAAACTACCAGCTCCACCGTCTAGCCCTTCAAACACCGGATCAACCTGAACAACGGGAATCTCAGACCTTGTCCCTGGCGACTGATCTTTCCTCTGTCCAGTGATCCAAGCTCGTAACCCCTTCAACGCACGCCTCAAAGGTCTCACCTTTCTGATACGGCAACACTCCTGGTGACCGTCTTCGTAGAAAGAGAACAAACCCTTGTTCCTAACAAGAGCTTGGACCTCGACAGCATCGGGAAACATGTACTCGATCCTAATACCGTAGTGCTTCTCCACGGTGTCGAAGAGTCTGTACGTTTCGGGGTTCAACCTCCCTGTGTCTAAACTGAAGACCCTGAAGGGTCTTCCGGTTAAATGAGCGTACTCGATGAGAGCAACGTCTTCAGCTCCACTAAAGGCGATTGCGATGTCGTTTCCGAATGTCTCAAGAGCCTTGTCCATGATCTCAAGAGGAGAAGCAGTCTCTAGACTCTTTGCTAGCTCCTCAAAGTCTTCCACTTCCACCACATCTAGTTTCTCTGTAAAGGCACAAAGATCATTAGCATAAACTTAaccaacagaaaaaaaaaagattaaaccaAGATCCCAATTAAAACAGAACTATACCAGAAGCCACCATGGATGATGCTGCTTGAGAAGGAACAAAGGACTCCTTTGTAAATGACTGAACATTCAGAGGCTTCACCGATGATGATCGTTTCCCGGATAGACTCAGAGACGCTGATGAGACATTGACACGTTCCGATAACCTCAACGAACCGATCCGTGGAGCTGAAACTGAGGAATAAAACACAATTTGGATTAGTTTCGAATTATGAACCAATCTAAACCCCAAATTCACAATGATCCATCAAGTAATCTCTTAGAAAATTTTACCTTTGAGGTCTGAAGAAGGGAAGCTAGAGGTTGAGATAgcagatgaagatgatgaagaaacgTTGATCGCTAGTGCCATTTCACAGAAAAAGAAAGGTTTGTATGATCGAAGTGTGttctgtttgtttctttgtttgtaATTTGTAATGAGAGATCTGTCTGAAAGAACGTGGGGATTATAAGAGAAGCAGGTGAAACTAGGTTCGTTGAACCTGGACGCCTTTTCCAATTTTAGGTGGCGgcatttctttttattcttttggtATCTCATTGCTTCCGTCACTTTTCGTCGTGTGTGTGGTAAAGAAACGTCGTCAACATTGGCCGAACAACACTTTTTTCTCTAATAACTTAACTAACCAAATGTTTTAAATGttctattcatatatttttattttattctagaaataaatatattctagAAATCTGATTAAGAATATTTAGCTAAATTTAATGAGATTCACAACAAACTTTAGCTAAATTTAATGAGATTCGACATGATATAGTTGAAATCGTGttattaacaaaagaaaataaatgcatttaaatgtttttttgtaacacagatgcatttaaatgtatatatttgtaaaacaGCACGAAATAGTTTGTGATCTATGTTTTTGCTACATTGCGATTTTATCATTTAGTATAGTTCTTTTAACTCATACATAAAATACAATTTCTTGGCCTACTAATTTCTCCTAGAAATTGCAGATGTATTAGCTGATTAACCAAATTTTGAAGTCAAAATTAGTCTGAGCTCTGATCCAACAAATTCAATCCTAACCTCAACAACGTTTGGTTTCAGTTCAAATTaggacaacaaaaaaaaagtaaagaaacaCATAATGCAAAAGCATTCCACCATCAATGGAACATCAAATCCCAGATTTCATACGATCACAGACCGGATTATTACTACTCAACCAGACTTTTTGTTTCACATCCATAGACTAAAGGATGACACAACCTCCACCAAATCACTTATCTTCTTTAGCTTTCTCCtcttccttcatcttcttctcccaccTTCTCTTCTTGTAATCAAGCAGCATCTGAGGCATCTTCAGCATCAGCTTCGCCGTGTTCTCTCTTTTCTCAGCTGAGATTCTATCGCACTTGTGCCCTTTCCTCTTCGTCCTCATCGCTTTCCTCTCTGGATCGTAAGGCCAATCCTCCCCAGCTGTCAACACTTCTTTCCTCAGCATCGCCCTCCTCCGTGCGCTTATCCCTAAAGGCTTCCACGCTCCCATCTCCCAGTAACCCCACACTCCTTTCGTCAGCTCGGTTCTGTACTTATCCAGCTTCGCCCTCCACGGATGCTGAATCGCCGCCGTCACGGTCTTTGCCACGGCTTCCGCAGCTTTTCCAGCCATTTGCTTCTGCAGCAATAGCAAAGAGAATCACAATTATTTAAACACATCACAAAAGCAAGAATTGGTAGTTTGTAATCAAACTACCACAAACTTATAATCTGAAGCTTAGTTGATAACTGTAATACAATTAGCTCAGGCTTTGTTGAAAAAACCTCTAAATTAAAAGCAGAGGAAACTAATTAAAAGATTGTATTTTACAATGTTATGATGCATTGAAGCAAAGAACATAACTTTGAAGACATCGAGAGATGTTTGTTGGTAATGAAAGAGCATCATAATAGAGACAGTAAAAACTGACACAACATATCAAACAAAACTAAGAGCAGATTGGTTTTGATAGACTCGACGCAACATAAACATTCACAATCAAATTTCAATTACCAAATCTAAAGAATCTGGGATCGAATCCCTCTCGACTAACCTAGGTAATGATTGTGCAATAGAAATGTAACAGCTAGGCTTAGTTCATCTCTTTTTGCTTGATTCCTAACTAAAGCGATCTACTTTGAGATCGACACGAGCTAAGGAAGAAGGGAatgagagaaaaataaaacttacatCGAAGACGAAACCAGGGGAGGAAGATCCGAGAAGGAAGTAACGAAGAGTGAGAAAGCGGCGCAGAGGAGGAAGAACACAGTCAGGGTTTAGCGTTGGGCTTCGTAGCCCATTAGCCctttactttctttctttttaccGGGAAATGTTTTATAACTAATTTGTATAAATAATTAAGAATTTAAgcggtgttcaaaaaaaaattaagaatttaacatacttattatttcttataaatatatgtattctATACATTATAGAGAAATTAGGAcgtatatacataaaaatattcgAAATTAAACAAATGCCACCCTACTgcttccttttcttttaatacCATTTCACCCCTACCTCCTAACACACTTACCATATTGACTACACGGCCTATGGTATCAGAAGCTATTAGTAGACCACTCTATTACACGGCATGTCTCTCAAGGTTTCGAGATTGCTCTACATTATTTTTAGTCTTTCAATTTTAATGACGGGAATGGGAACTGAAAAATCACCTTTTACATTTTCGTGCAAGGCGAACCCTTTAGAAATAGCATTATTTTCCAATACTAAGGTAACAGTCAACAAATACACATATTACTTTGTTTACGTACTTTTCAGGTCGTTTGTGTATCATACAAGTCGTTTGTGTATCACTAGATAGTTCATTCTGCAACCGCCTATATTACATGTTATCAGTCGATGTTACTCACTACAATATTAAGGTAACAGTCAACAAATACACGTATTACTTTGTTTACATACAATAGTCTTTGTATCCGCTAACATTGTAAGTACACACAACAATCCTTATACCTGCTAACATATTAGTTAACGGATAAAGATCCTTGTAGCCGTTAACCATCTTGCGAAGTGCAACAAACCTAGTATCTGCTATCATTTAAATTACATGCTAGGAACTTTTGTATTTGCTACCATACATGTATAAATTAATGGTTTGTTATACTTTCACCATCTAACTGTTTCCTCCGACCATTCCACTGAAGCAATCATATATGCTAAGAACTTTTGTGTTTGCTATCATACATGCTAGAAATTTCTGTGTCTGCTATCATACATGTGAGTCTTGAAAGCCGAACGGTCCATGAAAACCTGCCCGACAAACAGATGCTTCTCTGCTTCCTCATCTGAATCTGTTAAAATTGAAGAATTACTGTTACTAAACAATCACAACAGCTAATACAAAGTTTCTCTTTTGAGAGAAACGGTTACTAATTAGGCAATTTGATGTTAACATCCACTAATCAATCACAACTGCTAACAAGTAATATTGTCGGTTATCTTTTGAAGATAATAATTAAGACGAAGACATTAGCGTACCTTCATCTTTTGTGTCTGCCTCTGCAATAGGATTTGAGAAGTTTGGGTTAGACATTAGAGGACTACGGTGTCCGCTCGTGTAACTCCGCTCCTTCTTACCTTCGTTTTCATTGCACactttctctttctccttcGTAATGTACTCAATTATGGAACATGCCTTTCTCGCTGGTTGGGGCTCAACTGTTTCAAATATAACACAAGCAAAATGTTAGCGTATACCAATGTTTATGGATCTCTAcacaaaacaataaaacaaaccGGAAAGAAACTAACTTACCAGTGTTCAAAGCCACGTTTGCCACTGCAGGCGCCACATGTTGTTCCTCTGCAAACGGATTATCCCGCTCTTAAATAGGTCATATGCATGCTCGACTGGGTCAGACGAAGAATCCGTTGAAGAGTCTGACCCCTTGCTAGTTTCTATGTAACCATCAGGCTCATGCATCATCACACCTAATGCATCCTTTTCCCCCAAAGTTACATCTTCATCAGCGCATACATTAGAAAGGAACTGATGGCTCGAGAACATGATGCACTGCGCGAGCATTCCTTCCCAGAATCCAGCCCCATCAAGAGCAGCCCTACGAGCTGAGTTGCCATATCCGGCCAGTTCATGGACGTTACCATCATTTGTAAGCTGGTAAGATTGCCGGTTAACATTGGTCACCCCTTAGAGGACCCGATAACGGTGTAGTTAACACGCCTCTGGAGTAGATAGCTGGCAACAACATCGTTACCGACTGTAACCATCAGCCTAGTCGATTGATGCTCAATCCTGATCGACATGAACAGCTCAATCCTGACCCGATAACGATCTATGTTTCTCCAGAATCCCATTAAATACACCAATGAAAATTCTAAAGATTTGGGTGTAACCTCTAAATCCTGCCATTATCCGATACAAGGAGATTTCTGGAGGACTATCCTTGGTTTCCCCTGATATCCTGcataaaagagaaaaacaattAGCATTTGAGGTGGATAATAGCCGAAAATCAATGTCAGAGTAGTATCTTAGGTTTGTACTTTTGAAGATCACGCCGAATCGAGCCCTGTTCACCTTTTTGCCTCAATTTTACAGACGGTAGGGGTATTTCGGAGATGGGGGACGCAAAAATGTACGGCCCAATTAGTTTTTGTTGCA contains these protein-coding regions:
- the LOC108841093 gene encoding protein S40-6, encoding MEGAEEFQEEEVWSVLRENETPGLEMKLSKSNNLFSAASSSSARYIPKGKEISGIKQASAPMNVPDWSKIYGKTRSNHLHSWSTHDEDDDEDSMVPPHELVAKMLARTQISSFSMCEGIGRTLKGRDLSKTRNAVLTKTGFLESNVTSTSPQP
- the LOC108842088 gene encoding autophagy-related protein 8a isoform X1, translating into MIFACLKFTESDRIAMAKSSFKLSNPLETRMNEASRIREKYPDRVPVIVEKAGQSDVPDIDKKKYLVPADLTVGQFVYVVRKRIKLGAEKAIFVFVKDTLPPTAALMSAIYEEHKDEDGFLYMTYSGENTFGSFIVA
- the LOC108842088 gene encoding autophagy-related protein 8a isoform X2 is translated as MAKSSFKLSNPLETRMNEASRIREKYPDRVPVIVEKAGQSDVPDIDKKKYLVPADLTVGQFVYVVRKRIKLGAEKAIFVFVKDTLPPTAALMSAIYEEHKDEDGFLYMTYSGENTFGSFIVA
- the LOC108842851 gene encoding 5'-adenylylsulfate reductase 3, chloroplastic-like, which encodes MALAINVSSSSSSAISTSSFPSSDLKVSAPRIGSLRLSERVNVSSASLSLSGKRSSSVKPLNVQSFTKESFVPSQAASSMVASEKLDVVEVEDFEELAKSLETASPLEIMDKALETFGNDIAIAFSGAEDVALIEYAHLTGRPFRVFSLDTGRLNPETYRLFDTVEKHYGIRIEYMFPDAVEVQALVRNKGLFSFYEDGHQECCRIRKVRPLRRALKGLRAWITGQRKDQSPGTRSEIPVVQVDPVFEGLDGGAGSLVKWNPVANVEGNDVWSFLRTMDVPVNTLHAAGYVSIGCEPCTRAVLPGQHEREGRWWWEDAKAKECGLHKGNIKENSTASVNGTSSSSSTVADIFKSENVVSLSRQGIENLMKLENRREAWIVVLYAPWCPFCQAMEGSFDELADKLGGSGVKVGKFRADGDQKEFAKRELQLGSFPTILVFPKNSSRPIKYPSEKRDVDSLTSFLNLVR
- the LOC108825025 gene encoding uncharacterized protein LOC108825025, which produces MAGKAAEAVAKTVTAAIQHPWRAKLDKYRTELTKGVWGYWEMGAWKPLGISARRRAMLRKEVLTAGEDWPYDPERKAMRTKRKGHKCDRISAEKRENTAKLMLKMPQMLLDYKKRRWEKKMKEEEKAKEDK